From Pagrus major chromosome 6, Pma_NU_1.0, one genomic window encodes:
- the ikbke gene encoding inhibitor of nuclear factor kappa-B kinase subunit epsilon, whose protein sequence is MSGITASTTNYLWSLQDVLGQGATASVYKARNKKSGELVAVKVFNVVSYNRPHDVQMREFEMLRKLNHSNIVKLYAVEELPSKQKVLVMEYCSGGSLLSLLEEPENAFGLPETEFLTVLLCVVQGMNHLRENGVVHRDIKPGNIMRQVGEDGKSVYKLTDFGAARELEDDEKFVSIYGTEEYLHPDMYERAVLRKPHQKSYGVSVDLWSIGVTFYHAATGSLPFIPYGGPRRNKPTMYKITTEKPMGAIAGVQRVLDGPIEWSYQLPHSCQLSQGLTVQLVPVLAGILEADQERCWGFDQFFTATTDILQRQPVHLFSLQQAMAHCIYIHHYNMVSAFFEEVASQTGIGVQLQHLLYLGHDLPLEGSMKVVNLPSTSPARPLILLSFGLEANTSLPFREPETPVIPSRFEVIADYNFSKVIVGVVHQYLRIVRLLHTHRELLLQGYYSYMMKLRKECGEAMHSIAMITIRLQSCLNVEHRIHTLGHFVSENQGSADSTQKLQLVHEHLPIYAAGIHEFQNRLDHLQIEQAKLAETLANDKSCQKMEMLLQKITAIHQHYRKDRITGKLAYNDEQIHKFEKIHLSGHIKRVKSLFREDCVQRYKEILASTRTWSSVLLEMQTRLQDFSSFSTGLLADLEMSEQCQNKTLDKILFSVRSTKAGQQPGIVPTDKDQMVSRMHRLKEEMEILVRELQCNNGIIESLGVVNPAAALEPSLARPSTL, encoded by the exons atgTCAGGCATTACAGCCAGTACAACAAACTATCTGTGGTCCTTACAAGATGTCCTCGGCCAAGGGGCTACTGCTAGTGTCTACAAGGCACGCAATAAG AAGTCTGGTGAGCTGGTAGCCGTCAAGGTTTTTAACGTGGTGAGCTACAACCGCCCCCATGATGTCCAGATGAGAGAGTTCGAGATGCTGAGGAAGCTCAACCACAGCAATATTGTAAAGCTGTACGCTGTTGAAGAG CTGCCGTCTAAACAGAAGGTGCTGGTGATGGAGTATTGTTCGGGAGGAAGTCTGCTCAGCCTCCTTGAGGAGCCAGAAAATGCTTTTGGCTTGCCTGAAACAGAGTTCCTCACAGTTTTGCTGTGTGTAG tgcAGGGGATGAACCACCTACGGGAAAATGGAGTGGTACACCGGGACATTAAGCCAGGTAACATCATGCGGCAGGTTGGGGAGGACGGCAAGTCTGTTTATAAGTTGACTGACTTTGGAGCTGCAAGAGAGCTGGAAGACGATGAGAAGTTCGTGTCTATATATGGAACTGAAGAGTATCTG caccCAGACATGTACGAACGTGCTGTGCTGCGTAAGCCTCATCAGAAATCCTATGGAGTGAGTGTAGACCTGTGGAGTATTGGTGTGACATTTTACCACGCTGCCACCGGGAGTCTCCCCTTCATACCGTATGGAGGGCCCCGCAGAAACAAGCCCACCAT gTATAAGATAACTACAGAGAAGCCTATGGGGGCAATAGCTGGAGTACAGCGGGTGTTGGACGGACCTATAGAGTGGAGCTACCAACTACCTCACAGCTGCCAACTCTCACA gGGTCTGACAGTGCAGCTGGTTCCAGTGCTTGCAGGTATACTGGAGGCCGACCAGGAGAGGTGTTGGGGTTTTGACCAGTTCTTCACAGCCACCACAGACATACTGCAGCGACAGCCAGTTCACCTCTTCTCTCTGCAACAGGCCATGGCACACTGCATCTACATACACCACTACAACAT GGTGTCAGCATTCTTCGAGGAGGTGGCTTCTCAGACTGGTATAGGAGTACAGCTGCAACATCTGCTCTACCTGGGTCACGACCTCCCACTGGAAGGCAGCATGAAGGTGGTCAACCTCCCGAGTACTTCACCTGCGCGACCCCTCATTTTGCTCAGCTTCGGGCTTGAAGCAAATACCAGCCTGCCCTTTAGAGAAC cagaGACTCCAGTCATCCCATCCAGGTTTGAAGTCATAGCAGACTACAATTTCTCCAAG GTAATAGTGGGAGTGGTCCACCAGTATCTGAGGATAGTACGgttgctgcacacacacagagagctgcTACTACAGGGATACTACAGCTAcat GATGAAGTTGCGAAAGGAGTGTGGAGAAGCAATGCACAGTATTGCGATGATCACCATTAGACTGCAGTCTTGCCTCAACGTAGAACACAGGATTCATACACT AGGCCATTTCGTTTCAGAAAACCAAGGTTCAGCTGATAGCACTCAGAAGCTGCAGCTG GTCCATGAGCACCTGCCTATATACGCTGCTGGCATCCATGAGTTTCAGAACCGGCTGGACCATCTGCAGATAGAGCAGGCCAAGCTAGCAGAGACGCTGGCCAATGACAAGAG CTGTCAGAAGATGGAGATGCTGCTGCAAAAGATAACAGCAATACATCAGCATTATCGTAAAGACAGAATTACCGGca AGTTGGCATATAATGATGAGCAAATCCACAAGTTTGAGAA AATCCACCTGTCGGGCCACATTAAGCGAGTGAAATCTCTCTTCAGAGAGGACTGCGTGCAGAGATACAAAGAGATTTTGGCCTCAACACGGACTTGGAGCAG TGTTTTACTGGAGATGCAGACCCGACTGCAGGACTTCAGCTCCTTCTCCACAGGCTTGTTGGCAGACCTGGAGATGAGTGAGCAGTGCCAAAATAAG ACTCTGGACAAAATCCTTTTCAGTGTGCGGTCCACCAAAGCAGGACAACAGCCTGGAATTGTGCCCACCGACAAGGACCAGATGgtctccag GATGCACCGTCTGAAGGAGGAAATGGAGATTTTGGTGAGGGAGCTACAGTGTAACAATGGCATCATTGAGAG TCTGGGAGTAGTGaaccctgcagcagctctggagCCGAGCTTGGCCAGACCTTCTACACTGTGA